In Dama dama isolate Ldn47 chromosome 20, ASM3311817v1, whole genome shotgun sequence, a single window of DNA contains:
- the CSDE1 gene encoding cold shock domain-containing protein E1 isoform X3 — translation MENVFTVPSDPHPPPAAPPSLSLPLSSSSTSSGTKKQKRTPTYQRSMSFDPNLLHNNGHNGYPNGTSAALRETGVIEKLLTSYGFIQCSERQARLFFHCSQYNGNLQDLKVGDDVEFEVSSDRRTGKPIAVKLVKIKQEILPEERINGQVVCAVPHNLESKSPAAPGQSPTGSVCYERNGEVFYLTYTPEDVEGNVQLETGDKINFVIDNNKHTGAVSARNIMLLKKKQARYQGVVCAMKEAFGFIERGDIVKEIFFHYSEFKGDLESLQPGDDVEFTIKDRNGKEVATDVRLLPQGTVIFEDISIEHFEGTVTKVIPKVPSKNQNDPLPGRIKVDFVIPKELPFGDKDTKSKVTLLEGDHVRFNISTDRRDKLERATNIEVLSNTFQFTNEAREMGVIAAMRDGFGFIKCVDRDARMFFHFSEILDGNQLHIADEVEFTVVPDMLSAQRNHAIRIKKLPKGTVSFHSHSDHRFLGTVEKEATFSNPKTTSPNKGKEKEAEDGVIAYDDCGVKLTIAFQAKDVEGSTSPQIGDKVEFSISDKQRPGQQIATCVRLLGRNSNSKRLLGYVATLKDNFGFIETANHDKEIFFHYSEFSGDVDSLELGDMVEYSLSKGKGNKVSAEKVNKTHSVNGITEEADPTIYSGKVIRPLRSVDPTQTEYQGMIEIVDEGDMKGEVYPFGIVGMANKGDCLQKGESVKFQLCVLGQNAQTMAYNITPLRRATVECVKDQFGFINYEVGDSKKLFFHVKEVQDGIELQAGDEVEFSVILNQRTGKCSACNVWRVCEGPKAVAAPRPDRLVNRLKNITLDDASAPRLMVLRQPRGPDNSMGFGAERKIRQAGVID, via the exons ATGGAGAACGTTTTTACTGTGCCATCCGATCCTCATCCCCCTCCTGCAGCCCCTCCTTCACTTTCTTTACCTTTATCTTCATCTTCTACCTCATCTGGGACTAAAAAACAAAAGAGGACCCCCACGTATCAGAGATCT atGAGCTTTGATCCAAACCTTCTCCACAACAATGGACATAATGGGTACCCCAATGGTACTTCAGCAGCACTGCGTGAAACTGGGGTTATTGAAAAACTGCTAACCTCTTATGGATTTATTCAGTGTTCAGAACGTCAAGCTAGACTTTTCTTCCACTGTTCACAGTATAATGGCAACCTGCAGGACTTAAAAGTAGGAG ATGATGTTGAATTTGAAGTATCATCTGACCGGCGGACTGGGAAACCCATTGCTGTTAAACTGGTGAAGATAAAACAAGAAATCCTCCCTGAAGAACGAATTAATGGACAA GTTGTGTGCGCTGTTCCTCACAACTTAGAGAGTAAATCTCCAGCTGCCCCGGGTCAGAGTCCAACAGGGAGTGTATGCTACGAACGTAATGGG GAAGTGTTTTATCTGACTTACACCCCTGAAGATGTTGAAGGGAATGTTCAGCTGGAAACTGgagataaaataaactttgtaaTTGATAACAATAAACA tactGGTGCTGTAAGTGCTCGTAATATTATGCTGTTGAAAAAGAAACAAGCTCGCTATCAGGGAGTAGTTTGTGCCATGAAA GAGGCGTTTGGCTTTATTGAAAGAGGCGATATTGTAAAGGAGATATTCTTTCACTATAGTGAATTTAAGGGTGACTTAGAATCCTTACAGCCTGGAGATGACGTGGAATTCACAATCAAGGACCGAAAT GGTAAAGAAGTTGCAACAGATGTCAGACTTTTGCCTCAAGGAACAGTCATTTTTGAAGATATCAGCATTGAACATTTTGAAGGAACTGTAACCAAAGTTATCCCCAAAGTACCCAGTAAAAACCAG AATGACCCATTGCCAGGACGCATCAAAGTTGATTTTGTGATTCCTAAAGAACTTCCCTTTGGAGACAAAGATACAAAATCCAAGGTGACCCTGTTGGAAGGTGACCACGTTAGGTTTAATATTTCAACAGACCGTCGTGACAAATTAGAACGAGCAACCAACATAGAAGTTCTATCAAATACATTTCAGTTCACTAATGAAGCCAGAGAGATG GGTGTAATTGCTGCCATGAGAGATGGTTTTGGTTTCATCAAGTGTGTGGATCGTGATGCTCGTATGTTCTTCCACTTCAGTGAAATTCTGGATGGGAACCAGCTTCATATTGCAGATGAAGTAGAGTTTACTGTGGTTCCT GATATGCTCTCTGCCCAAAGAAATCATGCTATTAGGATTAAAAAACTTCCCAAGGGCACGGTTTCGTTCCACTCCCATTCAGATCATCGTTTTCTGGGCACTGTAGAAAAAGAGGCCACTTTTTCGAATCCTAAAACCACTAGCCCaaataaaggcaaagaaaag gAAGCTGAGGATGGCGTTATTGCTTATGATGATTGTGGAGTGAAATTGACTATTGCTTTTCAAGCCAAGGATGTGGAAGGATCTACTTCTCCTCAAATAGGAGACAAG gttgaATTTAGTATTAGTGACAAACAGAGGCCTGGACAGCAGATTGCAACTTGTGTGCGACTCTTAGGTCGTAATTCGAACTCCAAGAGGCTCTTGGGTTATGTGGCAactttgaaggataattttggATTTATTGAAACAGCCAATCATGATAAGGAAATCTTTTTCCATTACAG TGAGTTCTCTGGTGATGTTGATAGCCTGGAACTGGGGGACATGGTCGAGTACAGCTTGTCCAAAGGAAAAGGCAACAAAGTCAGTGCAGAAAAAGTGAACAAAACACACTCAG TGAATGGCATTACTGAGGAAGCTGATCCCACCATCTACTCTGGTAAAGTCATTCGCCCCTTGAGGAGTGTTGATCCAACACAGACCGAGTACCAAGGAATGATTGAGATCGTGGACGAAG GGGATATGAAAGGTGAGGTCTATCCATTTGGCATAGTTGGGATGGCCAACAAAGGGGACTGCCTACAGAAAGGGGAGAGCGTCAAGTTCCAGTTGTGTGTTCTGGGCCAAAATGCACAGACTATGGCCTACAACATCACACCCCTGCGTAGGGCTACAGTGGAATGTGTGAAAGATCAG tttgGCTTCATTAACTATGAAGTAGGAGATAGCAAGAAGCTCTTTTTCCATGTGAAAGAAGTTCAGGATGGCATTGAGCTGCAGGCGGGAGATGAGGTGGAATTCTCAGTGATTCTTAATCAGCGCACTGGCAAGTGCAGTGCTTGTAATGTTTGGCGAGTCTG TGAGGGCCCCAAGGCTGTTGCAGCTCCACGACCTGATAGGTTGGTCAATCGCTTGAAGAATATCACCCTGGATGATGCCAGTGCTCCTCGCCTAATGGTTCTTCGTCAGCCAAGGGGACCAGATAACTCAATG GGATTTGGTGCAGAAAGAAAGATCCGTCAAGCTGGTGTCATTGACTAA
- the CSDE1 gene encoding cold shock domain-containing protein E1 isoform X4 yields the protein MENVFTVPSDPHPPPAAPPSLSLPLSSSSTSSGTKKQKRTPTYQRSMSFDPNLLHNNGHNGYPNGTSAALRETGVIEKLLTSYGFIQCSERQARLFFHCSQYNGNLQDLKVGDDVEFEVSSDRRTGKPIAVKLVKIKQEILPEERINGQEVFYLTYTPEDVEGNVQLETGDKINFVIDNNKHTGAVSARNIMLLKKKQARYQGVVCAMKEAFGFIERGDIVKEIFFHYSEFKGDLESLQPGDDVEFTIKDRNGKEVATDVRLLPQGTVIFEDISIEHFEGTVTKVIPKVPSKNQNDPLPGRIKVDFVIPKELPFGDKDTKSKVTLLEGDHVRFNISTDRRDKLERATNIEVLSNTFQFTNEAREMGVIAAMRDGFGFIKCVDRDARMFFHFSEILDGNQLHIADEVEFTVVPDMLSAQRNHAIRIKKLPKGTVSFHSHSDHRFLGTVEKEATFSNPKTTSPNKGKEKEAEDGVIAYDDCGVKLTIAFQAKDVEGSTSPQIGDKVEFSISDKQRPGQQIATCVRLLGRNSNSKRLLGYVATLKDNFGFIETANHDKEIFFHYSEFSGDVDSLELGDMVEYSLSKGKGNKVSAEKVNKTHSVNGITEEADPTIYSGKVIRPLRSVDPTQTEYQGMIEIVDEGDMKGEVYPFGIVGMANKGDCLQKGESVKFQLCVLGQNAQTMAYNITPLRRATVECVKDQFGFINYEVGDSKKLFFHVKEVQDGIELQAGDEVEFSVILNQRTGKCSACNVWRVCEGPKAVAAPRPDRLVNRLKNITLDDASAPRLMVLRQPRGPDNSMGFGAERKIRQAGVID from the exons ATGGAGAACGTTTTTACTGTGCCATCCGATCCTCATCCCCCTCCTGCAGCCCCTCCTTCACTTTCTTTACCTTTATCTTCATCTTCTACCTCATCTGGGACTAAAAAACAAAAGAGGACCCCCACGTATCAGAGATCT atGAGCTTTGATCCAAACCTTCTCCACAACAATGGACATAATGGGTACCCCAATGGTACTTCAGCAGCACTGCGTGAAACTGGGGTTATTGAAAAACTGCTAACCTCTTATGGATTTATTCAGTGTTCAGAACGTCAAGCTAGACTTTTCTTCCACTGTTCACAGTATAATGGCAACCTGCAGGACTTAAAAGTAGGAG ATGATGTTGAATTTGAAGTATCATCTGACCGGCGGACTGGGAAACCCATTGCTGTTAAACTGGTGAAGATAAAACAAGAAATCCTCCCTGAAGAACGAATTAATGGACAA GAAGTGTTTTATCTGACTTACACCCCTGAAGATGTTGAAGGGAATGTTCAGCTGGAAACTGgagataaaataaactttgtaaTTGATAACAATAAACA tactGGTGCTGTAAGTGCTCGTAATATTATGCTGTTGAAAAAGAAACAAGCTCGCTATCAGGGAGTAGTTTGTGCCATGAAA GAGGCGTTTGGCTTTATTGAAAGAGGCGATATTGTAAAGGAGATATTCTTTCACTATAGTGAATTTAAGGGTGACTTAGAATCCTTACAGCCTGGAGATGACGTGGAATTCACAATCAAGGACCGAAAT GGTAAAGAAGTTGCAACAGATGTCAGACTTTTGCCTCAAGGAACAGTCATTTTTGAAGATATCAGCATTGAACATTTTGAAGGAACTGTAACCAAAGTTATCCCCAAAGTACCCAGTAAAAACCAG AATGACCCATTGCCAGGACGCATCAAAGTTGATTTTGTGATTCCTAAAGAACTTCCCTTTGGAGACAAAGATACAAAATCCAAGGTGACCCTGTTGGAAGGTGACCACGTTAGGTTTAATATTTCAACAGACCGTCGTGACAAATTAGAACGAGCAACCAACATAGAAGTTCTATCAAATACATTTCAGTTCACTAATGAAGCCAGAGAGATG GGTGTAATTGCTGCCATGAGAGATGGTTTTGGTTTCATCAAGTGTGTGGATCGTGATGCTCGTATGTTCTTCCACTTCAGTGAAATTCTGGATGGGAACCAGCTTCATATTGCAGATGAAGTAGAGTTTACTGTGGTTCCT GATATGCTCTCTGCCCAAAGAAATCATGCTATTAGGATTAAAAAACTTCCCAAGGGCACGGTTTCGTTCCACTCCCATTCAGATCATCGTTTTCTGGGCACTGTAGAAAAAGAGGCCACTTTTTCGAATCCTAAAACCACTAGCCCaaataaaggcaaagaaaag gAAGCTGAGGATGGCGTTATTGCTTATGATGATTGTGGAGTGAAATTGACTATTGCTTTTCAAGCCAAGGATGTGGAAGGATCTACTTCTCCTCAAATAGGAGACAAG gttgaATTTAGTATTAGTGACAAACAGAGGCCTGGACAGCAGATTGCAACTTGTGTGCGACTCTTAGGTCGTAATTCGAACTCCAAGAGGCTCTTGGGTTATGTGGCAactttgaaggataattttggATTTATTGAAACAGCCAATCATGATAAGGAAATCTTTTTCCATTACAG TGAGTTCTCTGGTGATGTTGATAGCCTGGAACTGGGGGACATGGTCGAGTACAGCTTGTCCAAAGGAAAAGGCAACAAAGTCAGTGCAGAAAAAGTGAACAAAACACACTCAG TGAATGGCATTACTGAGGAAGCTGATCCCACCATCTACTCTGGTAAAGTCATTCGCCCCTTGAGGAGTGTTGATCCAACACAGACCGAGTACCAAGGAATGATTGAGATCGTGGACGAAG GGGATATGAAAGGTGAGGTCTATCCATTTGGCATAGTTGGGATGGCCAACAAAGGGGACTGCCTACAGAAAGGGGAGAGCGTCAAGTTCCAGTTGTGTGTTCTGGGCCAAAATGCACAGACTATGGCCTACAACATCACACCCCTGCGTAGGGCTACAGTGGAATGTGTGAAAGATCAG tttgGCTTCATTAACTATGAAGTAGGAGATAGCAAGAAGCTCTTTTTCCATGTGAAAGAAGTTCAGGATGGCATTGAGCTGCAGGCGGGAGATGAGGTGGAATTCTCAGTGATTCTTAATCAGCGCACTGGCAAGTGCAGTGCTTGTAATGTTTGGCGAGTCTG TGAGGGCCCCAAGGCTGTTGCAGCTCCACGACCTGATAGGTTGGTCAATCGCTTGAAGAATATCACCCTGGATGATGCCAGTGCTCCTCGCCTAATGGTTCTTCGTCAGCCAAGGGGACCAGATAACTCAATG GGATTTGGTGCAGAAAGAAAGATCCGTCAAGCTGGTGTCATTGACTAA
- the CSDE1 gene encoding cold shock domain-containing protein E1 isoform X1, whose protein sequence is MSFDPNLLHNNGHNGYPNGTSAALRETGVIEKLLTSYGFIQCSERQARLFFHCSQYNGNLQDLKVGDDVEFEVSSDRRTGKPIAVKLVKIKQEILPEERINGQVVCAVPHNLESKSPAAPGQSPTGSVCYERNGEVFYLTYTPEDVEGNVQLETGDKINFVIDNNKHTGAVSARNIMLLKKKQARYQGVVCAMKEAFGFIERGDIVKEIFFHYSEFKGDLESLQPGDDVEFTIKDRNGKEVATDVRLLPQGTVIFEDISIEHFEGTVTKVIPKVPSKNQNDPLPGRIKVDFVIPKELPFGDKDTKSKVTLLEGDHVRFNISTDRRDKLERATNIEVLSNTFQFTNEAREMGVIAAMRDGFGFIKCVDRDARMFFHFSEILDGNQLHIADEVEFTVVPDMLSAQRNHAIRIKKLPKGTVSFHSHSDHRFLGTVEKEATFSNPKTTSPNKGKEKEAEDGVIAYDDCGVKLTIAFQAKDVEGSTSPQIGDKVEFSISDKQRPGQQIATCVRLLGRNSNSKRLLGYVATLKDNFGFIETANHDKEIFFHYSEFSGDVDSLELGDMVEYSLSKGKGNKVSAEKVNKTHSVNGITEEADPTIYSGKVIRPLRSVDPTQTEYQGMIEIVDEGDMKGEVYPFGIVGMANKGDCLQKGESVKFQLCVLGQNAQTMAYNITPLRRATVECVKDQFGFINYEVGDSKKLFFHVKEVQDGIELQAGDEVEFSVILNQRTGKCSACNVWRVCEGPKAVAAPRPDRLVNRLKNITLDDASAPRLMVLRQPRGPDNSMGFGAERKIRQAGVID, encoded by the exons atGAGCTTTGATCCAAACCTTCTCCACAACAATGGACATAATGGGTACCCCAATGGTACTTCAGCAGCACTGCGTGAAACTGGGGTTATTGAAAAACTGCTAACCTCTTATGGATTTATTCAGTGTTCAGAACGTCAAGCTAGACTTTTCTTCCACTGTTCACAGTATAATGGCAACCTGCAGGACTTAAAAGTAGGAG ATGATGTTGAATTTGAAGTATCATCTGACCGGCGGACTGGGAAACCCATTGCTGTTAAACTGGTGAAGATAAAACAAGAAATCCTCCCTGAAGAACGAATTAATGGACAA GTTGTGTGCGCTGTTCCTCACAACTTAGAGAGTAAATCTCCAGCTGCCCCGGGTCAGAGTCCAACAGGGAGTGTATGCTACGAACGTAATGGG GAAGTGTTTTATCTGACTTACACCCCTGAAGATGTTGAAGGGAATGTTCAGCTGGAAACTGgagataaaataaactttgtaaTTGATAACAATAAACA tactGGTGCTGTAAGTGCTCGTAATATTATGCTGTTGAAAAAGAAACAAGCTCGCTATCAGGGAGTAGTTTGTGCCATGAAA GAGGCGTTTGGCTTTATTGAAAGAGGCGATATTGTAAAGGAGATATTCTTTCACTATAGTGAATTTAAGGGTGACTTAGAATCCTTACAGCCTGGAGATGACGTGGAATTCACAATCAAGGACCGAAAT GGTAAAGAAGTTGCAACAGATGTCAGACTTTTGCCTCAAGGAACAGTCATTTTTGAAGATATCAGCATTGAACATTTTGAAGGAACTGTAACCAAAGTTATCCCCAAAGTACCCAGTAAAAACCAG AATGACCCATTGCCAGGACGCATCAAAGTTGATTTTGTGATTCCTAAAGAACTTCCCTTTGGAGACAAAGATACAAAATCCAAGGTGACCCTGTTGGAAGGTGACCACGTTAGGTTTAATATTTCAACAGACCGTCGTGACAAATTAGAACGAGCAACCAACATAGAAGTTCTATCAAATACATTTCAGTTCACTAATGAAGCCAGAGAGATG GGTGTAATTGCTGCCATGAGAGATGGTTTTGGTTTCATCAAGTGTGTGGATCGTGATGCTCGTATGTTCTTCCACTTCAGTGAAATTCTGGATGGGAACCAGCTTCATATTGCAGATGAAGTAGAGTTTACTGTGGTTCCT GATATGCTCTCTGCCCAAAGAAATCATGCTATTAGGATTAAAAAACTTCCCAAGGGCACGGTTTCGTTCCACTCCCATTCAGATCATCGTTTTCTGGGCACTGTAGAAAAAGAGGCCACTTTTTCGAATCCTAAAACCACTAGCCCaaataaaggcaaagaaaag gAAGCTGAGGATGGCGTTATTGCTTATGATGATTGTGGAGTGAAATTGACTATTGCTTTTCAAGCCAAGGATGTGGAAGGATCTACTTCTCCTCAAATAGGAGACAAG gttgaATTTAGTATTAGTGACAAACAGAGGCCTGGACAGCAGATTGCAACTTGTGTGCGACTCTTAGGTCGTAATTCGAACTCCAAGAGGCTCTTGGGTTATGTGGCAactttgaaggataattttggATTTATTGAAACAGCCAATCATGATAAGGAAATCTTTTTCCATTACAG TGAGTTCTCTGGTGATGTTGATAGCCTGGAACTGGGGGACATGGTCGAGTACAGCTTGTCCAAAGGAAAAGGCAACAAAGTCAGTGCAGAAAAAGTGAACAAAACACACTCAG TGAATGGCATTACTGAGGAAGCTGATCCCACCATCTACTCTGGTAAAGTCATTCGCCCCTTGAGGAGTGTTGATCCAACACAGACCGAGTACCAAGGAATGATTGAGATCGTGGACGAAG GGGATATGAAAGGTGAGGTCTATCCATTTGGCATAGTTGGGATGGCCAACAAAGGGGACTGCCTACAGAAAGGGGAGAGCGTCAAGTTCCAGTTGTGTGTTCTGGGCCAAAATGCACAGACTATGGCCTACAACATCACACCCCTGCGTAGGGCTACAGTGGAATGTGTGAAAGATCAG tttgGCTTCATTAACTATGAAGTAGGAGATAGCAAGAAGCTCTTTTTCCATGTGAAAGAAGTTCAGGATGGCATTGAGCTGCAGGCGGGAGATGAGGTGGAATTCTCAGTGATTCTTAATCAGCGCACTGGCAAGTGCAGTGCTTGTAATGTTTGGCGAGTCTG TGAGGGCCCCAAGGCTGTTGCAGCTCCACGACCTGATAGGTTGGTCAATCGCTTGAAGAATATCACCCTGGATGATGCCAGTGCTCCTCGCCTAATGGTTCTTCGTCAGCCAAGGGGACCAGATAACTCAATG GGATTTGGTGCAGAAAGAAAGATCCGTCAAGCTGGTGTCATTGACTAA
- the CSDE1 gene encoding cold shock domain-containing protein E1 isoform X2 → MSFDPNLLHNNGHNGYPNGTSAALRETGVIEKLLTSYGFIQCSERQARLFFHCSQYNGNLQDLKVGDDVEFEVSSDRRTGKPIAVKLVKIKQEILPEERINGQEVFYLTYTPEDVEGNVQLETGDKINFVIDNNKHTGAVSARNIMLLKKKQARYQGVVCAMKEAFGFIERGDIVKEIFFHYSEFKGDLESLQPGDDVEFTIKDRNGKEVATDVRLLPQGTVIFEDISIEHFEGTVTKVIPKVPSKNQNDPLPGRIKVDFVIPKELPFGDKDTKSKVTLLEGDHVRFNISTDRRDKLERATNIEVLSNTFQFTNEAREMGVIAAMRDGFGFIKCVDRDARMFFHFSEILDGNQLHIADEVEFTVVPDMLSAQRNHAIRIKKLPKGTVSFHSHSDHRFLGTVEKEATFSNPKTTSPNKGKEKEAEDGVIAYDDCGVKLTIAFQAKDVEGSTSPQIGDKVEFSISDKQRPGQQIATCVRLLGRNSNSKRLLGYVATLKDNFGFIETANHDKEIFFHYSEFSGDVDSLELGDMVEYSLSKGKGNKVSAEKVNKTHSVNGITEEADPTIYSGKVIRPLRSVDPTQTEYQGMIEIVDEGDMKGEVYPFGIVGMANKGDCLQKGESVKFQLCVLGQNAQTMAYNITPLRRATVECVKDQFGFINYEVGDSKKLFFHVKEVQDGIELQAGDEVEFSVILNQRTGKCSACNVWRVCEGPKAVAAPRPDRLVNRLKNITLDDASAPRLMVLRQPRGPDNSMGFGAERKIRQAGVID, encoded by the exons atGAGCTTTGATCCAAACCTTCTCCACAACAATGGACATAATGGGTACCCCAATGGTACTTCAGCAGCACTGCGTGAAACTGGGGTTATTGAAAAACTGCTAACCTCTTATGGATTTATTCAGTGTTCAGAACGTCAAGCTAGACTTTTCTTCCACTGTTCACAGTATAATGGCAACCTGCAGGACTTAAAAGTAGGAG ATGATGTTGAATTTGAAGTATCATCTGACCGGCGGACTGGGAAACCCATTGCTGTTAAACTGGTGAAGATAAAACAAGAAATCCTCCCTGAAGAACGAATTAATGGACAA GAAGTGTTTTATCTGACTTACACCCCTGAAGATGTTGAAGGGAATGTTCAGCTGGAAACTGgagataaaataaactttgtaaTTGATAACAATAAACA tactGGTGCTGTAAGTGCTCGTAATATTATGCTGTTGAAAAAGAAACAAGCTCGCTATCAGGGAGTAGTTTGTGCCATGAAA GAGGCGTTTGGCTTTATTGAAAGAGGCGATATTGTAAAGGAGATATTCTTTCACTATAGTGAATTTAAGGGTGACTTAGAATCCTTACAGCCTGGAGATGACGTGGAATTCACAATCAAGGACCGAAAT GGTAAAGAAGTTGCAACAGATGTCAGACTTTTGCCTCAAGGAACAGTCATTTTTGAAGATATCAGCATTGAACATTTTGAAGGAACTGTAACCAAAGTTATCCCCAAAGTACCCAGTAAAAACCAG AATGACCCATTGCCAGGACGCATCAAAGTTGATTTTGTGATTCCTAAAGAACTTCCCTTTGGAGACAAAGATACAAAATCCAAGGTGACCCTGTTGGAAGGTGACCACGTTAGGTTTAATATTTCAACAGACCGTCGTGACAAATTAGAACGAGCAACCAACATAGAAGTTCTATCAAATACATTTCAGTTCACTAATGAAGCCAGAGAGATG GGTGTAATTGCTGCCATGAGAGATGGTTTTGGTTTCATCAAGTGTGTGGATCGTGATGCTCGTATGTTCTTCCACTTCAGTGAAATTCTGGATGGGAACCAGCTTCATATTGCAGATGAAGTAGAGTTTACTGTGGTTCCT GATATGCTCTCTGCCCAAAGAAATCATGCTATTAGGATTAAAAAACTTCCCAAGGGCACGGTTTCGTTCCACTCCCATTCAGATCATCGTTTTCTGGGCACTGTAGAAAAAGAGGCCACTTTTTCGAATCCTAAAACCACTAGCCCaaataaaggcaaagaaaag gAAGCTGAGGATGGCGTTATTGCTTATGATGATTGTGGAGTGAAATTGACTATTGCTTTTCAAGCCAAGGATGTGGAAGGATCTACTTCTCCTCAAATAGGAGACAAG gttgaATTTAGTATTAGTGACAAACAGAGGCCTGGACAGCAGATTGCAACTTGTGTGCGACTCTTAGGTCGTAATTCGAACTCCAAGAGGCTCTTGGGTTATGTGGCAactttgaaggataattttggATTTATTGAAACAGCCAATCATGATAAGGAAATCTTTTTCCATTACAG TGAGTTCTCTGGTGATGTTGATAGCCTGGAACTGGGGGACATGGTCGAGTACAGCTTGTCCAAAGGAAAAGGCAACAAAGTCAGTGCAGAAAAAGTGAACAAAACACACTCAG TGAATGGCATTACTGAGGAAGCTGATCCCACCATCTACTCTGGTAAAGTCATTCGCCCCTTGAGGAGTGTTGATCCAACACAGACCGAGTACCAAGGAATGATTGAGATCGTGGACGAAG GGGATATGAAAGGTGAGGTCTATCCATTTGGCATAGTTGGGATGGCCAACAAAGGGGACTGCCTACAGAAAGGGGAGAGCGTCAAGTTCCAGTTGTGTGTTCTGGGCCAAAATGCACAGACTATGGCCTACAACATCACACCCCTGCGTAGGGCTACAGTGGAATGTGTGAAAGATCAG tttgGCTTCATTAACTATGAAGTAGGAGATAGCAAGAAGCTCTTTTTCCATGTGAAAGAAGTTCAGGATGGCATTGAGCTGCAGGCGGGAGATGAGGTGGAATTCTCAGTGATTCTTAATCAGCGCACTGGCAAGTGCAGTGCTTGTAATGTTTGGCGAGTCTG TGAGGGCCCCAAGGCTGTTGCAGCTCCACGACCTGATAGGTTGGTCAATCGCTTGAAGAATATCACCCTGGATGATGCCAGTGCTCCTCGCCTAATGGTTCTTCGTCAGCCAAGGGGACCAGATAACTCAATG GGATTTGGTGCAGAAAGAAAGATCCGTCAAGCTGGTGTCATTGACTAA